Proteins found in one Thalassomonas actiniarum genomic segment:
- a CDS encoding LysR substrate-binding domain-containing protein, with amino-acid sequence MAAEDARDAIRKIKHSLEAELRISAPVGLASQPLAQALKGLQLKNPGLRLTVPASDAGSNLVSEQIDLAIRTGKPESSSFIIHPLGKAARQIYASPEYLQQAGNPVTPKDIVKHRWLGLIGSSDLSAIELNHPGKANYDYNPPTGCALMI; translated from the coding sequence ATGGCGGCAGAAGATGCCCGTGACGCTATTCGCAAGATAAAACACAGCCTGGAGGCCGAGCTGCGGATCTCGGCCCCTGTTGGCCTGGCCTCTCAACCGCTTGCCCAGGCATTGAAAGGCTTGCAGCTCAAGAATCCGGGGTTGCGGCTAACCGTTCCGGCCAGTGATGCGGGAAGCAATTTGGTTAGCGAACAAATCGACCTTGCAATTCGTACTGGCAAGCCGGAGTCTTCAAGCTTCATTATTCATCCCCTTGGCAAAGCTGCCCGGCAGATATACGCGAGCCCTGAATACCTGCAACAGGCCGGCAACCCGGTTACGCCAAAAGATATAGTTAAGCACCGCTGGCTGGGGCTTATCGGCAGCAGTGATTTGTCAGCAATCGAACTGAACCATCCCGGGAAAGCAAATTATGACTATAATCCCCCTACCGGATGCGCTTTAATGATCTAA
- a CDS encoding LysR substrate-binding domain-containing protein, protein MRFNDLNALVSHVQEGLGLAVLPALEVQHLVKAGALLKVLPDWHLNPLPLYALTINRKQSYKVKAVLKALKDFLPDSNKKKTRRYFDNQTAPVIPPVLPDFICQKYKGLLMNNCL, encoded by the coding sequence ATGCGCTTTAATGATCTAAATGCCCTGGTAAGCCATGTACAAGAAGGACTGGGCCTGGCCGTTCTTCCGGCACTGGAAGTTCAGCACTTGGTTAAAGCCGGCGCCCTGCTCAAGGTTTTGCCTGACTGGCATCTAAACCCCCTGCCTTTATATGCACTCACCATTAACAGAAAGCAGTCCTATAAAGTAAAAGCCGTATTAAAAGCACTTAAAGATTTTTTGCCTGATTCAAATAAGAAAAAAACGCGCAGATATTTTGATAATCAAACAGCACCAGTAATACCGCCTGTCCTGCCAGACTTCATCTGCCAGAAATATAAGGGCCTGTTAATGAATAATTGTTTATAA
- a CDS encoding restriction endonuclease, translating to MTHQEYEQHVSNIIKNIESFNNATIATNKKIAGVQQPGHYEIDVSVTFQIDDILSFHLIIECKKWQRPVDRPVVQKLVQTRGAIAAHKAAIVSPSGFTKEAVAVAKAHGIALWVIHQESESIDSVMACREWAPRSFDFDRIKHELLDLMQVKATPVKSRLIDFPAFSPATFAKGHFISSRSAIEYPSAKTAIAQSLVEFIYQPDNQQTLAYDNIQKWLNRHIKKLHLSGMPLDEAEKKMLSIVKGTKYKVTVNFTDNRHIDIPAFLKREPD from the coding sequence ATGACACATCAGGAATATGAACAACACGTCTCCAACATCATTAAAAATATTGAGTCTTTTAATAATGCGACCATAGCGACCAATAAAAAAATAGCCGGTGTTCAGCAGCCCGGTCATTATGAAATTGATGTCTCTGTAACCTTTCAAATAGATGACATCCTGTCATTTCATCTGATCATTGAGTGTAAAAAATGGCAACGCCCGGTTGATCGGCCTGTGGTGCAAAAACTTGTACAGACACGCGGGGCAATCGCGGCCCATAAAGCGGCAATAGTCTCACCCAGTGGTTTTACAAAAGAAGCCGTTGCGGTAGCAAAAGCTCATGGCATTGCCCTTTGGGTCATCCATCAGGAAAGTGAATCCATTGACTCAGTTATGGCATGCCGGGAATGGGCTCCCCGAAGTTTTGATTTTGACCGGATAAAGCATGAGTTGTTAGATTTGATGCAGGTTAAAGCAACTCCAGTTAAAAGCAGACTCATCGATTTTCCAGCATTTTCCCCTGCTACATTTGCTAAGGGCCACTTTATTTCTTCAAGATCCGCTATTGAATATCCTAGTGCGAAGACTGCTATTGCCCAGTCCCTGGTGGAATTTATTTACCAGCCTGACAATCAGCAAACCCTGGCTTACGACAACATCCAAAAATGGCTAAACCGTCACATCAAAAAGTTACATTTAAGCGGTATGCCCCTTGATGAGGCTGAAAAGAAGATGTTGAGTATTGTCAAAGGCACAAAATACAAGGTCACGGTCAATTTCACCGATAATCGCCATATCGATATCCCGGCATTTTTAAAAAGAGAACCTGATTGA
- a CDS encoding winged helix-turn-helix domain-containing protein, with product MEARFAEYRFVCDQLILYKHEEIIPLKRNQALLLHFFIANPDAIHSKDAIMGSVWQDKVVSEQVVFQTISQLRAILGTDAIKTFSRQGYKWQLALRQADTINSKPADTVPAEKAPQVHKRPHWAAFIFGALIAVGIYFLQALASKELVTLHLVQSGNAASINQKALPPVNAKNIAQGDIFSVEPIQQNHSPRQLFAAPKLAWQQAGLPMQDWLLWTDTFSSSKGIFLNYGLSHNNTLWHGYIFAKTPEQLEQKLSRRLMELHRLGLFIQSNNALDISTLTSMQKIAPNDPDLLLLLADYYFEVKQLDVAMTYAQKLANLDPSYGFSPYRAKAQWLIAELYKERHSYQLANNSLSKMSATLAGTPLWALSYENISAKAWLAYKQHDFDTMFNVLEQAIAFGQKQGDPLTLFELHIMYSILAKKGGDDHKKYAHLNEAQALLLKHGLDESNFAVVFYHFAIFTRDNSKALPYLEKILALPRTARNGWIIDHASDMLIEHYIEQQDYQTALSSLDNQPESPEKMLSLAKIYHGQQAQEQARPYFEKAFELARLQYKTRIAIDSALMLFQLSAHQAEKQAEYMAYLQENANEKWLKKQMDILANK from the coding sequence ATGGAAGCTAGATTTGCCGAATATCGCTTTGTCTGCGATCAACTCATCCTGTATAAACATGAAGAAATCATTCCGCTAAAACGTAACCAGGCACTGCTATTACATTTCTTCATCGCTAATCCTGACGCTATTCACAGCAAAGATGCCATTATGGGCTCGGTATGGCAGGACAAAGTGGTATCTGAACAGGTTGTTTTTCAAACCATCAGCCAGCTCAGGGCGATTTTGGGCACTGATGCCATCAAGACCTTTTCAAGGCAGGGATATAAATGGCAATTAGCGTTACGCCAGGCAGACACTATCAACAGCAAACCTGCAGACACAGTGCCAGCTGAAAAAGCCCCTCAAGTGCATAAACGCCCACACTGGGCGGCGTTTATTTTTGGCGCCTTGATTGCCGTAGGCATATATTTTTTACAGGCACTGGCCAGCAAAGAACTTGTAACACTACACCTTGTACAAAGTGGCAATGCTGCCAGCATCAATCAAAAGGCACTCCCCCCGGTAAACGCAAAAAACATAGCACAAGGAGACATATTTTCGGTCGAACCAATACAGCAAAACCACTCGCCCAGACAACTCTTTGCCGCCCCCAAACTGGCCTGGCAACAGGCCGGACTTCCGATGCAGGATTGGTTGTTATGGACTGACACTTTCAGCTCCAGCAAAGGCATATTCTTAAATTACGGCTTGTCGCACAATAATACGCTCTGGCATGGCTATATTTTTGCCAAAACACCTGAACAGCTTGAGCAAAAGTTATCCCGCCGTTTAATGGAGCTGCACCGGTTAGGCTTATTTATTCAGTCAAATAATGCATTAGATATCAGTACCTTGACCTCGATGCAGAAAATAGCCCCAAATGATCCCGATTTATTATTGTTATTGGCAGACTATTATTTTGAAGTAAAGCAACTTGACGTTGCTATGACCTATGCACAAAAGCTGGCTAACTTAGATCCATCATACGGTTTCAGCCCATATCGGGCTAAGGCGCAATGGCTCATCGCTGAGCTCTATAAAGAACGCCACAGCTATCAGCTGGCCAATAATAGCTTAAGCAAAATGTCGGCAACTTTAGCGGGTACGCCGTTGTGGGCATTAAGCTATGAGAATATCAGTGCCAAAGCCTGGTTAGCCTATAAGCAACACGACTTTGACACTATGTTTAACGTCTTAGAACAAGCCATTGCTTTCGGCCAAAAGCAAGGCGACCCGTTAACCTTATTTGAATTGCATATTATGTATTCGATATTGGCGAAAAAAGGCGGTGATGACCACAAAAAATATGCACACCTCAATGAAGCACAAGCCCTGCTGCTTAAGCATGGACTCGATGAGTCAAATTTTGCCGTTGTCTTTTATCATTTTGCAATCTTTACCCGGGATAACAGCAAGGCATTGCCCTATTTAGAGAAAATTCTGGCGTTACCGAGAACGGCCCGCAATGGCTGGATTATCGATCACGCATCAGACATGCTCATCGAACATTACATAGAGCAACAAGATTATCAAACAGCCCTGTCATCGCTGGATAACCAGCCGGAATCGCCAGAAAAGATGTTATCGCTGGCGAAAATCTACCATGGCCAACAAGCACAGGAGCAAGCACGCCCCTACTTTGAAAAAGCCTTTGAACTGGCTCGGTTACAATACAAAACCCGCATCGCGATAGATTCAGCCTTGATGCTGTTCCAACTTAGCGCGCACCAGGCAGAAAAACAGGCAGAATATATGGCCTATTTGCAAGAGAACGCGAATGAAAAATGGCTGAAAAAGCAGATGGACATCTTAGCCAACAAGTAA
- a CDS encoding MBL fold metallo-hydrolase, which yields MKKLFATLTLLSSVNVWANSSQVAPVPAELVVEHVANAGVKIVSGDKVTLIDALFGPHSRFNFLDEQEFKRLSGQGADLALTTHAHSDHFHPQQTTAFLKENEETLWVTTPQTIKHLGRITDSAHIISPELTGFESQHFSHESIKVSVLSFPHMAPQTQTQNYAYLVEVNGWKVLHVGDADINAEVIAAHQLAQKNIDILLIHDLFPLVKENYQALLEQINARKVAFVHVMDKKVKPLTQWLKDNLPDAALLATGHESVVLKR from the coding sequence ATGAAAAAATTATTCGCGACCTTAACGTTATTAAGCAGTGTTAATGTCTGGGCAAATTCGAGCCAGGTAGCTCCCGTGCCGGCAGAGCTTGTCGTTGAACATGTTGCCAATGCCGGTGTAAAAATTGTTTCCGGTGATAAGGTGACGCTGATTGATGCGCTGTTTGGCCCGCATAGCCGCTTTAATTTTCTTGATGAGCAGGAGTTTAAACGGTTATCTGGCCAAGGAGCTGATCTGGCGTTAACCACGCATGCACACAGCGATCATTTTCATCCACAACAAACCACGGCATTCCTTAAAGAGAATGAGGAAACCCTTTGGGTCACCACACCTCAGACGATTAAACATTTAGGTCGGATCACCGACTCGGCTCATATTATCTCGCCTGAATTAACCGGCTTTGAGTCTCAGCATTTTAGCCATGAAAGTATTAAAGTGTCGGTGCTCAGCTTTCCCCATATGGCCCCGCAAACACAGACGCAAAATTATGCCTATTTAGTGGAAGTTAACGGTTGGAAAGTACTTCACGTTGGTGATGCGGACATCAATGCAGAGGTTATCGCGGCGCATCAGCTTGCACAGAAAAATATTGATATTCTGCTGATCCATGACTTGTTTCCTTTGGTTAAAGAAAATTACCAAGCGTTGCTCGAACAAATAAATGCCCGGAAAGTGGCTTTTGTTCATGTGATGGATAAAAAAGTAAAACCGCTCACGCAGTGGCTTAAAGACAATTTACCGGATGCGGCTTTGTTGGCAACAGGGCATGAAAGCGTGGTGCTGAAACGGTAA
- the ggt gene encoding gamma-glutamyltransferase — translation MYKRIITFVSLICISATISTTAFAVEQQAGVAMPDSYSADVAASILSKGGNAVDAAIAAQFVLAVTLPEAGNIGGGGFMLVHTDKQDDFIDYREVAPLKGHRDMYLDDKGNVIDNKSVFGVLSAGVPGTVAGMWLAHKKYGSLPWKSLLEPAVVLAEKGFVVHPKLAKNVSWYLDYLQKKDIKVNFAEFFGAMKAGEVFKQPVLASSLQRIRDEGSDGFYKGKTADIIVNFMKQQGGLISHQDLAQYQAVSRKPISQPWQGYQVLTSPPPSSGGIAILQWLNMYQQLAPSKGEAALVHNSKEYVHLLSEIGKRVFADRADYLGDPDFYPVPVKQLLDENYLKKRAGDVDLLAISTTEQVKPGLYESEDTTHFSIVDKWGNAVANTTTINLTFGSGVVVPEAGFILNDEMDDFSAKPGVANAFGALGGKANEIQPRKRMLSSMTPTILLKDKQVALVTGSPGGTTIISSVYQSILNVTEFGMSADEAVNSPRFHHQLYPENVIRHHSGLKSEDKKALQQMGYTLDNRHFGDVHLIINENGKLDAGSEAHGRGKALVLR, via the coding sequence ATGTATAAAAGAATAATAACCTTCGTTTCCCTGATTTGTATTTCTGCGACAATTTCTACCACTGCCTTTGCCGTCGAGCAACAGGCGGGGGTTGCCATGCCCGACAGCTACAGTGCCGATGTTGCCGCCAGTATCTTGAGCAAAGGCGGCAATGCCGTCGATGCCGCGATTGCCGCCCAGTTTGTGCTGGCCGTGACGTTACCCGAAGCCGGTAATATCGGCGGCGGCGGTTTTATGCTGGTGCATACCGACAAGCAAGATGATTTTATCGATTACCGGGAAGTGGCGCCGTTAAAAGGCCACCGGGATATGTATCTGGATGATAAAGGTAATGTCATCGACAACAAATCTGTTTTTGGCGTGCTCTCTGCCGGCGTGCCGGGCACTGTTGCCGGTATGTGGCTGGCCCACAAGAAGTATGGTTCACTGCCATGGAAATCCCTGCTGGAGCCGGCGGTGGTATTGGCGGAAAAAGGTTTTGTTGTCCACCCTAAGCTGGCGAAGAATGTCAGCTGGTATCTGGACTATTTACAAAAGAAAGACATCAAGGTGAATTTTGCCGAGTTTTTCGGGGCAATGAAAGCCGGCGAAGTTTTTAAGCAGCCGGTGCTGGCTTCGTCGCTACAACGCATCCGTGATGAGGGGAGCGATGGTTTTTATAAAGGCAAAACTGCCGATATTATTGTTAATTTTATGAAGCAGCAGGGCGGTTTGATATCCCATCAGGATCTGGCCCAATACCAGGCAGTATCGCGCAAGCCCATCAGTCAGCCGTGGCAGGGCTACCAGGTATTAACCTCACCTCCGCCAAGCTCCGGGGGCATTGCTATTTTGCAATGGCTGAATATGTATCAGCAATTGGCACCAAGCAAGGGGGAAGCAGCATTAGTGCATAATTCCAAAGAATATGTACACTTACTGTCGGAAATCGGTAAGCGGGTTTTTGCCGATCGTGCTGATTATTTGGGGGATCCGGACTTTTATCCTGTGCCGGTTAAGCAGTTGCTGGATGAGAATTACCTGAAAAAGCGGGCCGGGGATGTCGATCTTTTGGCCATTTCCACCACTGAACAGGTAAAGCCGGGCTTATATGAAAGTGAAGATACCACGCATTTTTCTATCGTGGACAAATGGGGCAATGCCGTCGCCAATACCACCACCATTAACCTGACCTTTGGCAGCGGTGTGGTGGTGCCTGAGGCCGGTTTTATCCTGAACGATGAAATGGATGATTTTAGTGCCAAACCCGGCGTTGCCAATGCCTTTGGTGCATTGGGCGGTAAGGCCAATGAAATTCAGCCGAGAAAACGTATGTTATCGTCCATGACTCCCACCATCTTGCTTAAAGACAAGCAAGTGGCGTTAGTGACCGGCTCTCCCGGCGGTACGACCATTATCAGCTCGGTTTACCAGTCTATCCTGAATGTTACCGAATTTGGTATGAGTGCCGATGAAGCGGTCAACAGCCCCAGGTTCCATCACCAGTTATATCCTGAAAATGTTATCCGCCATCATAGCGGGCTAAAAAGCGAAGATAAAAAAGCCTTACAGCAAATGGGCTATACCCTGGATAACCGTCATTTTGGTGATGTTCATCTGATTATTAATGAGAACGGTAAGTTGGATGCCGGCTCGGAGGCTCATGGCCGGGGTAAGGCACTGGTTTTACGTTAG
- a CDS encoding monovalent cation:proton antiporter family protein yields the protein MFDILAILTSAVFIVWIFRHLKLPAILAYLVAGMLVGEHGLAWTQAQVDYEHFAELGIVFLLFTLGLEFSLPKLVAMRHLVLAVGSLQVGISLVLFMSLALLFGQSLSSAFVIGGILALSSTAIVIRQLSESGATKRKSGQLAVAVLLFQDVAVVPLLIITPMLTQEGESSMMLALIVALVKGVFVVGLLWFIGKWLLPRVFNLVAQVRTDELFVLTTLLVTLLASALTQWFGLSMALGAFLAGMMLGESQYKHQLEADIRPYRDILLGLFFVTVGMKLDIKVLMSEPVLIVGLMVSFMVIKVLVVRFLAVRAGESVKDAWAGGIMLSQMGEFGFVLIALASQMSLLSVEVASALLGSGVISMAMTPYLINNARRWSVWLSHDRKIDTHELEHLPQEKELSDHVIICGFGRIGQTVSRFLKQEGIDFVAIDIDPLRVSTSREAGEKILFGSSRQAELLHAAGLDKAKLVVIAFGEDKQSIEVIQKVRSLSPKVPILVRTRNDDQLDQMQQAGANEVVPESLEGSLMLVSQVLSLSGVPFSRIIRRVQRERKNHYNHLHGFFQGEHTDMSSGAKGRIEFAHAILLTDDAYAIGHTLLSLNLASRRVHIIALRRGEQEIEEPDEKTVLMAQDTLVLRGKPRRIERTERYLQKGE from the coding sequence ATGTTTGATATTCTCGCCATTTTAACCAGCGCGGTGTTTATTGTCTGGATTTTCAGGCACTTGAAGTTGCCTGCAATTCTTGCTTATCTGGTGGCGGGTATGCTGGTGGGCGAGCACGGCCTGGCCTGGACCCAGGCCCAGGTGGATTATGAGCATTTTGCCGAGCTGGGCATAGTGTTTCTATTGTTTACCTTAGGGCTGGAGTTTTCCTTACCTAAATTGGTGGCCATGCGTCACCTGGTGCTGGCAGTGGGCAGTTTGCAGGTGGGGATCTCCCTGGTGCTGTTTATGTCGCTGGCTCTTTTGTTCGGTCAAAGCCTGAGCAGTGCTTTTGTGATCGGCGGTATTCTGGCGTTATCCTCCACTGCGATTGTTATTCGCCAGCTCAGCGAAAGCGGCGCCACCAAAAGAAAGTCCGGCCAGCTGGCTGTCGCGGTCTTGCTGTTTCAGGATGTCGCCGTGGTGCCTTTATTGATCATCACCCCTATGCTGACCCAGGAAGGGGAGTCTTCGATGATGCTTGCGCTGATCGTCGCCTTAGTTAAAGGGGTGTTCGTGGTCGGCTTGTTATGGTTTATCGGCAAATGGCTGCTGCCCAGGGTGTTTAACCTGGTGGCCCAGGTGCGAACCGATGAGCTTTTTGTACTGACCACCTTATTGGTGACTTTGCTGGCCTCGGCCCTGACCCAGTGGTTTGGCTTGTCGATGGCACTGGGAGCTTTCCTGGCGGGTATGATGCTCGGGGAGAGCCAGTATAAACATCAGTTGGAGGCGGATATCCGCCCCTACCGGGATATTTTACTGGGGCTGTTTTTTGTTACCGTTGGTATGAAACTCGATATAAAAGTCTTGATGTCTGAGCCGGTATTGATTGTCGGCTTAATGGTTTCTTTTATGGTGATCAAGGTGCTGGTGGTACGCTTTTTGGCGGTACGGGCGGGAGAGTCGGTAAAAGATGCCTGGGCGGGGGGCATTATGTTATCCCAGATGGGGGAATTCGGTTTTGTGCTGATCGCCCTGGCAAGCCAGATGTCGCTGCTGTCGGTGGAAGTTGCTTCGGCCCTGCTGGGCTCAGGGGTCATCTCCATGGCGATGACACCTTATTTGATCAACAATGCCCGGCGCTGGTCGGTGTGGTTAAGCCACGACCGGAAAATTGATACCCATGAACTTGAGCATTTACCGCAGGAAAAAGAGCTCAGCGATCATGTCATTATTTGCGGCTTTGGCCGTATCGGGCAAACCGTCAGCCGCTTTTTAAAACAAGAAGGCATAGACTTTGTTGCCATCGATATCGATCCCCTGCGGGTCAGTACCTCGAGAGAAGCCGGCGAAAAAATCCTCTTTGGCTCTTCCCGGCAAGCCGAGCTGCTACATGCTGCCGGACTGGATAAGGCCAAACTGGTAGTGATCGCTTTTGGTGAAGACAAGCAGTCGATTGAAGTGATCCAGAAGGTGCGGTCGCTCTCGCCCAAGGTGCCTATCCTGGTCAGAACCCGAAACGATGATCAGCTGGATCAAATGCAGCAGGCGGGGGCTAATGAAGTGGTGCCGGAAAGCCTGGAAGGTAGTCTGATGCTGGTGTCCCAGGTATTATCCTTATCCGGAGTGCCTTTCTCCCGTATTATCCGCCGGGTGCAAAGAGAGCGTAAAAACCACTATAACCATCTGCATGGCTTTTTCCAGGGGGAGCACACGGATATGAGCTCAGGGGCCAAGGGCAGAATTGAATTTGCCCATGCCATTCTGCTCACCGATGATGCCTATGCCATAGGCCATACCTTGTTATCCTTGAACTTAGCAAGCCGCCGGGTGCATATTATCGCCCTGCGCCGGGGAGAGCAGGAAATTGAAGAGCCGGATGAAAAAACCGTGCTGATGGCGCAGGATACCCTGGTATTGCGGGGCAAACCAAGAAGGATAGAACGCACCGAGCGCTATTTGCAAAAAGGCGAATAG
- a CDS encoding GGDEF domain-containing protein, with amino-acid sequence MQTINILENRYSPFNAFKVFDSSSFENKKRGAELLEQLQVTLDLEKLLNIFAIEAAKYVDFSGLYFKHGSIRKAIRGSRSARNEHQFELKLNNEFIGMLTYAVNSPINHTNSKILNQLHQYLLYPLRNAIEYHRAMQLAMQDGLTGLGNRRYFDEQLRRAMHHANRHRSHVGLVVCDLNKFKAVNDTHGHAVGDQVLVNFADALRASIRDSDSLFRFGGDEFAVLVENATEQSLTLIKHRINQASDNDALLAKYQVSCALGTSLMNRADNEQSLFERADQALYHEKMGMPHHLSLVEA; translated from the coding sequence ATGCAAACAATAAATATCCTCGAAAATCGTTATTCACCATTCAATGCTTTTAAAGTCTTTGATTCTTCCTCGTTTGAAAATAAAAAACGAGGTGCTGAGCTATTAGAGCAGCTGCAGGTCACTTTAGACCTGGAGAAGCTGCTCAATATCTTTGCGATAGAGGCTGCGAAATATGTCGATTTTTCAGGTCTTTATTTTAAACATGGTAGCATAAGAAAAGCGATACGTGGTAGTCGTAGTGCCAGGAATGAACACCAGTTCGAATTAAAACTCAATAATGAGTTTATCGGCATGCTGACCTATGCGGTAAATTCCCCCATTAACCACACGAACAGCAAGATATTAAATCAGTTACATCAGTACCTGCTGTACCCGTTGCGTAATGCCATTGAATACCATAGAGCGATGCAACTTGCGATGCAGGATGGCTTAACCGGCCTGGGTAACCGCAGATATTTTGACGAACAGTTAAGAAGGGCCATGCACCACGCCAACCGTCATCGTTCCCATGTCGGCCTGGTGGTGTGTGATCTCAACAAATTTAAAGCCGTCAACGATACCCATGGCCACGCTGTCGGCGATCAGGTGCTGGTAAATTTTGCTGATGCGCTGCGCGCCAGTATCCGCGACTCGGACAGTTTATTCCGCTTCGGCGGCGACGAATTTGCCGTCTTAGTGGAAAATGCCACTGAGCAGTCGTTAACCTTGATCAAACACAGGATCAACCAGGCAAGCGACAATGACGCCCTGCTGGCAAAATATCAGGTCAGCTGCGCTTTGGGCACAAGCCTGATGAACCGCGCCGACAACGAGCAAAGCTTGTTTGAACGGGCAGATCAGGCGCTATACCATGAGAAAATGGGTATGCCGCACCACCTGAGCCTGGTAGAAGCTTAA
- a CDS encoding DEAD/DEAH box helicase: protein MSVDAIGLSAELLKAVKACGYKNLTPVQQQAIPVIRTGVDLLASAQTGTGKTAAFSLPILDALAKKSKNTEALGTPTVKALILTPTRELAMQVADNIASYSEFLPLTCGVIYGGVNMPGQTQMLKNGVDILVATPGRLLEHVGLRNVDLSHVKFLVMDEADRMLDMGFLTDIEKLLGHIKQKHQTLMFSATFSNKVKTLAKQILTTPKTLEISRQNSTSGKVKQSVYWVSEQRKRELLSELIGVNNWQQVLVFAGTRESANVLAKELKLDGIKTAVCHGEKSQGSRNQALEKFISGSVRVLVATDVAARGLDIADLPYVVNFHLPFLAEDYVHRIGRTGRAGKAGTAISLVSPKDEKFLGNIEALIGRQFERIIVPGYELDRPLPLQYGEAAGQVPDKNRYQKTRDKNREIARKNAGEQAPDGKRGGKPASGKKAVRGKKVVGKKLSKKAIAGNQRAAEKKRR, encoded by the coding sequence ATGAGTGTTGATGCAATTGGTTTATCTGCAGAGTTATTAAAGGCGGTAAAAGCCTGTGGTTATAAAAATTTAACACCTGTCCAGCAGCAGGCGATCCCTGTGATCCGCACCGGCGTAGACCTGCTTGCCAGTGCGCAAACCGGTACCGGGAAAACCGCCGCCTTTTCCCTGCCTATTCTTGATGCCTTAGCCAAAAAGAGCAAAAATACCGAAGCGCTCGGCACACCTACGGTTAAAGCCCTGATCCTGACGCCAACCCGTGAGCTGGCGATGCAAGTGGCGGATAACATTGCCAGCTACAGCGAGTTTTTACCGCTGACCTGTGGTGTGATTTACGGCGGCGTCAATATGCCGGGGCAAACCCAGATGCTGAAAAACGGTGTCGATATCTTAGTCGCGACCCCGGGACGGTTATTAGAGCATGTCGGCTTAAGAAATGTCGATCTCAGCCATGTGAAATTCCTGGTTATGGATGAAGCGGACCGGATGCTGGATATGGGCTTTTTAACCGATATTGAAAAATTACTCGGCCATATCAAACAAAAACATCAAACCCTGATGTTCTCGGCGACCTTTTCCAATAAAGTGAAAACCCTGGCCAAACAGATTTTAACGACACCGAAAACGCTGGAGATTTCCCGCCAAAACTCAACCTCCGGCAAGGTGAAGCAATCGGTTTATTGGGTGTCTGAGCAGCGTAAACGTGAACTGCTCTCTGAGCTTATCGGCGTCAATAACTGGCAGCAGGTGCTGGTATTTGCCGGTACCCGTGAAAGCGCCAATGTGCTGGCGAAAGAGCTGAAACTCGACGGCATCAAAACCGCGGTTTGCCACGGCGAGAAATCCCAGGGCTCGAGAAATCAGGCGCTGGAGAAATTTATCAGCGGCAGTGTCCGGGTATTGGTGGCCACGGATGTCGCCGCCCGTGGTTTGGATATCGCCGACTTACCTTATGTGGTCAACTTCCACCTGCCGTTCCTGGCAGAAGATTATGTCCACCGCATCGGCCGCACCGGTCGGGCGGGTAAAGCGGGCACGGCTATCTCCCTGGTGAGTCCCAAAGATGAAAAGTTCTTAGGTAACATCGAAGCCCTTATCGGTCGCCAGTTTGAACGCATTATCGTACCCGGATATGAACTGGATCGTCCTTTGCCGCTGCAATATGGTGAAGCAGCAGGGCAGGTGCCGGATAAAAACCGTTACCAGAAAACCCGTGACAAGAACCGGGAGATTGCCCGTAAAAATGCCGGAGAGCAAGCGCCGGATGGTAAACGTGGCGGCAAACCTGCCTCGGGTAAAAAAGCCGTGCGCGGTAAAAAAGTTGTCGGCAAAAAACTCAGCAAAAAAGCGATTGCCGGTAACCAAAGGGCTGCCGAGAAAAAACGCAGGTAG